One Hemibagrus wyckioides isolate EC202008001 linkage group LG09, SWU_Hwy_1.0, whole genome shotgun sequence DNA segment encodes these proteins:
- the ccdc88c gene encoding protein Daple isoform X3 — protein sequence MECLAWENLQQLVLMTLPNVLTIAKDPLSGKSMEEMKRLLLLLLGCAVQCERKEEIIEKIKLLDIETQAAIVSHIQEVTHNQENVLDMQWLEVGELPAEDLDTVSRTMAFHLRKLVEERDESSELILELTQERDYLQSQQLPNSINCSSDQSSQPTILTKEERQHLAVELADTKAKLRRFRQELEEKTEQLIDAKNELERLDAEMQKLKQENMQLLAEARSVRAYRDEVDALRERAGKVDRLETELARFKEKLHDVHFYKARMEELREDNMTLLETKAMLEEQLGTARGRCDKLHELEKENLHLRSKLHDMEIDRDSDKKRLEELLEENMMLEISQKQSMNESAHLGWELEQLTKNNDVNDVRKSFVVEMNESASSRLLKLEKENQSLQSTIQNLREATLGIEEGQLHTMELERENQGLSKKLERLQTQLDQEKQTIKDLENLGDELIKEKQKLENDLEKLSVEKGKQISELEREKEHLSQTVNSLRKRAQEDTEARVREVEMENRILHQKISDTGSQLVQLENEKQMITKQLEGERKCTKELQRTVKSMECAQNQLQDELTSLKVAEEQLEALQCKNNILEQENGGLKKDAEELQSDNMRLTLLEKEHRKLESENMELQSTVAELRSQAKRTERLEIKCSSLDKENQRLQQSLESSSTKIHGLKNELHEAEVQSEELRHELEELRKVAKRAEEAEKERRRVEQELGQAEKERKQLEREARRLRQQVDVRESALEESLLKLSNMEKEGTAMNRELARLQEVASRVKDMEKENKELQKQVTIDKKTLATLREELVNEKLRVQQQCNQLEKLNHELEKIGLNRERLLQEEHSCEDNKYRILETKIESALKNSLELKEEKIQSLESRLEESSSLNQQLRTELTSVKKTLEALRQRQEEEAAHSEISQKAVEQGRSGSNQEKWETEQREITAELLKLKDHLIDVEKNNASLQTEKHLLKEHLKQLDSQNTQLNAQTLALQKQATTLQEQNTALHKDTAKLQVENSTLKSQNSSLTAQYTALQTQLQTLEAEAEVLQRQREEAQARRDGVAQDHERLLGVHERQAAEYEQLITQHTALKSSQRALEQEHRSLESKYGLLLKQKDAVEGLEVSLQKERESLGEEIRKNTQIMEENRGLREEVDRLSQKHAHLRQEYDGLQLQSKELKTSLNESQLELNRWQALYDQLKEKHQGLDISMTKLDNHCELLTRLKGNLEEENHHLLSQIQMLSQQNQTLLERSMESKELYHEEQKQYIDKLNALRRQKEKLEEKIMDQYKFYEPTPKKKTHWIGAKAIAKFMKPKKEGARERQDGSRERIRSAPDIPLPDIPHPLDCSAESPTLPPLPLPPRTNPDSPSSISVDENHIHASPSFSTASKNGGLGYSSGSRSSVAYRPGGGSTEDMNGYEELVIRQRGLEPSCSTPLNHSSHNTPGFTPSSSRPGRRPKGLISEEDLRMHSLDAGFGSGGHGNAGLRPNSADYSRNTSSSSSPVNSKGSLERLQRHSASLSSDDVVGLSHESSTLSQSSVLPRSSTLPYEATPQSRSTPYATCPRPRSPGSEMVTLEEFLQESNTLSPPTVHTGSREDLMTDYFTRVGRPMPPVRDGTKTPTSYVTPTIKTTASIPDGRTSKPGHSVKPSIRLSEASMTLSQSQTLPNRGSSGSGGRSSHLQHSGPRGGTAGSSSLSRTFSLASADLLQSNGPDCYRSEGGGTMQAEGATRRERPLSARLTGSSGYLSLDPRRLSVATPRDDQPLSSSSTVLQSDRGYTGSGGRSGTMHLNTSHHPRGEVALVTPVRAVSALRQKEVEEHKETRQTEPSSSSLKKSDSSGCYVEERPMSTPASPDPNNDQQTVWYEYGCV from the exons gcaagagcatggaggagatgaAGAGGCTTTTGCTGCTGCTCCTGGGTTGTGCCGTTCAG TGTGAGCGTAAAGAGGAAATCATTGAGAAGATTAAGCTGCTAGACATCGAAACCCAGGCAGCCATCGTCTCTCATATCCAGGAA GTAACTCACAACCAGGAGAATGTTCTGGACATGCAGTGGCTGGAGGTGGGGGAGCTGCCAGCCGAGGACCTGGACACAGTGTCTCGTACCATGGCCTTTCACCTCCGCAAACTCGTTGAAGAGCGTGACGAGAGCTCAGAA CTGATCTTGGAGCTGACTCAAGAGAGAGATTACTTGCAGTCGCAGCAACTCCCTAACTCCATAAACTGCTCCAGTGACCAGTCCTCTCAACCCACTATACTAACCAAAGAAGAACGGCAGCACCTGGCAGTGGAGCTCGCAGACACCAAGGCCAAACTGCGCCGCTTCCGCCAAGAACT agaagagaagacgGAGCAGCTGATCGATGCTAAGAATGAACTGGAACGTCTGGATGCAGAGATGCAAAAGCTGAAACAGGAG AACATGCAGCTTTTAGCAGAGGCTCGCTCAGTACGTGCGTATCGTGATGAGGTGGATGCTCTGAGGGAACGTGCCGGCAAAGTGGATCGACTCGAAACAGAACTTGCTCGCTTTAAAGAGAAACTTCATGATGTCCACTTCTACAAGGCCCGCATGGAG GAGCTGAGAGAGGACAATATGACTCTGCTAGAGACAAAGGCCATGCTGGAGGAGCAGCTGGGTACAGctagggggcgctgtgacaaaCTGCAtgagctggagaaggagaaccTACATCTACGCTCCAAACTGCATGATATGGAGATT gatCGGGACAGTGATAAGAAGCGTCTAGAGGAGCTGCTGGAGGAGAATATGATGCTGGAGATTTCACAGAAGCAGAGTATGAATGAATCTGCTCACTTGGGTTGGGAGTTGGAGCAGCTGACTAAGAACAATGATGTCAATGACG TACGTAAGTCCTTTGTGGTTGAGATGAACGAGTCAGCATCCAGTCGACTTCTgaagctggagaaggagaaccAGAGCCTCCAGAGCACTATCCAGAACCTGCGGGAAGCCACACTTGGCATCGAAGAGGGTCAACTCCACACCATGGAGCTGGAGAGGGAGAACCAGGGCCTCAGCAAGAAG CTTGAGAGACTGCAGACTCAATTGGACCAGGAAAAGCAGACTATAAAGGACTTGGAGAATCTTGGAGATGAGCTCATCAAGGAAAAGCAGAAACTGGAGAATGATCTAGAAAAGCTCAGTGTAGAAAAGGGAAAACAG ATCTCAGAGCTGGAGCGAGAAAAGGAGCATCTGAGCCAGACTGTGAACTCCCTGCGGAAACGTGCCCAGGAGGACACCGAGGCACGTGTACGGGAGGTGGAAATGGAGAATCGCATCCTTCACCAGAAGATCTCAGACACTGGAAGTCAGCTAGTGCAGCTTGAGAACGAGAAGCAGATGATCACCAAGCAGTTGGAGGGTGAGCGTAAATGCACCAAGGAGCTGCAGAGGACTGTAAAGAGTATGGAGTGTGCTCAGAATCAACTCCAGGATGAGCTGACTTCACTCAAAGTGGCTGAAGAGCAGCTTGAAGCCTTGCAGTGCAAGAACAACATCCTTGAGCAGGAAAACGGCGGGCTGAAGAAGGATGCAGAAGAGTTACAAAGTGACAACATGCGTCTGACTCTGCTGGAGAAGGAGCACAGGAAGCTGGAAAGTGAGAACATGGAGCTTCAGAGCACTGTGGCTGAGCTCCGTTCCCAAGCCAAGCGTACCGAAAGACTGGAGATCAAGTGCAGCAGCCTTGACAAGGAGAACCAGCGGCTCCAGCAGAGCTTGGAAAGCAGCAGCACCAAAATCCATGGGCTCAAGAATGAGCTGCACGAGGCCGAAGTCCAGAGTGAGGAACTGCGTCATGAACTGGAGGAGCTGAGGAAAGTGGCGAAACGTGCTGAGGAGGCAGAGAAGGAGCGACGGAGAGTGGAGCAGGAGCTTGGCCAAgctgagaaagagaggaagcaACTGGAAAGGGAGGCACGTAGACTGAGGCAGCAAGTAGACGTAAGAGAATCTGCACTTGAGGAGAGCTTGCTTAAACTGAGTAACATGGAAAAAGAGGGAACGGCCATGAACAGGGAGCTTGCACGGCTCCAGGAGGTTGCCAGCAGAGTCAAGGATATGGAGAAAGAGAACAAGGAACTGCAGAAACAGGTCACCATTGACAAGAAGACCTTGGCTACGCTCCGAGAG GAGCTGGTGAATGAGAAGCTGAGGGTGCAGCAGCAGTGTAATCAGCTGGAGAAGCTCAATCATGAGCTGGAGAAGATCGGCCTGAACCGAGAGAGACTGCTGCAGGAGGAGCACAGCTGTGAGGACAA TAAGTACAGGATCCTGGAGACAAAGATCGAGTCAGCTTTGAAGAATTCCCTGGAGCTGAAGGAGGAAAAGATTCAGAGCCTGGAGTCACGCCTTGAGGAGAGCAGCAGCTTGAACCAGCAGCTACGTACTGAGCTCACATCA GTGAAGAAGACGCTGGAGGCATTGAGGCAGAggcaggaggaggaggctgCCCACTCTGAAATATCCCAGAAGGCTGTGGAGCAGGGCAGGTCTGGAAGCAACCAAGAGAAATGGGAGACGGAACAGAGAGAAATCACAGCTGAGCTGCTTAAACTCAAAGATCATCTGATCGACGTGGAAAAGAAT AATGCATCCTTACAGACGGAGAAGCATCTACTGAAAGAGCATCTGAAGCAGCTGGACTCCCAGAACACACAGCTGAATGCTCAGACTCTGGCTCTGCAAAAACAAGCCACAACACTGCAGGAGCAGAACACTGCACTTCACAAAGACACCGCCAAACTGCAG gtagaGAACTCCACCCTGAAATCTCAAAACTCGTCTCTGACCGCTCAGTACACGGCCCTGCAGACCCAGCTGCAGACTCTGGAGGCAGAGGCTGAGGTTCTGCAGAGGCAGCGTGAGGAGGCTCAAGCCAGACGTGACGGTGTCGCTCAGGACCACGAGCGTCTGCTCGGCGTCCACGAGAGGCAGGCAGCTGAATACGAGCAGCTCATCACCCAGCACACTGCCTTGAAAAGCAGCCAGAGAGCGCTGGAGCAGGAGCACCGCAGTCTGGAGAGCAA GTATGGGCTGCTTCTGAAACAGAAGGATGCTGTGGAGGGGCTGGAAGTGTCTCTGCAGAAAGAGCGGGAAAGTCTGGGGGAGGAGATTCGTAAAAACACTCAGATTATGGAAGAGAATCGTGGTCTGAGAGAGGAGGTGGACAG ACTGTCACAAAAACACGCACATTTACGTCAGGAGTACGACGGGCTGCAGCTTCAGAGCAAGGAGCTAAAGACGTCCCTGAACGAGTCCCAGCTGGAGCTGAACCGCTGGCAGGCGCTCTACGACCAACTCAAAGAGAAGCACCAGGGCCTGGACATTTCCATGACCAAACTGGACAACCACTGTGAG CTGTTGACTCGGCTGAAGGGGAATCTGGAGGAGGAGAACCACCACCTGCTGAGCCAGATCCAGATGCTGAGCCAGCAGAACCAGACACTGCTGGAAAGGTCCATGGAGAGCAAGGAGCTGTACCACGAGGAGCAGAAACAGTACAT TGATAAGCTGAATGCATTACGGAGGCAGAAGGAAAAGCTGGAAGAAAAGATTATGGATCAGTACAAGTTTTATGAACCGACTCCTAAAAA GAAGACCCACTGGATAGGAGCGAAAGCGATAGCCAAATTCATGAAACCTAAGAAGGAAGGGGCACGGGAGAGGCAGGACGGCTCTCGCGAGCGGATCCGAAGTGCCCCAGACATCCCTCTGCCTGACATCCCTCACCCTCTGGACTGTTCTGCAGAAAGCCCCACGCTTCCTCCACTTCCACTGCCCCCTCGCACCAACCCGGACTCGCCAAGCAGCATCTCAGTGGATGAAAACCACATTCACGCCTCCCCAAGCTTCTCCACAGCTTCAAAAAACGGAG GTCTGGGTTACAGCAGTGGTTCCAGAAGCTCAGTGGCATACCGTCCAGGAGGGGGAAGCACAGAGGACATGAACGGCTACGAGGAgctggtgattagacagagagGCTTAGAGCCATCCTGCTCCACTCCGCTAAACCACAGCTCCCACAATACACCAGGCTTCACCCCTTCCAGCTCGCGGCCAGGGCGCAGGCCCAAAG GATTAATCTCTGAAGAGGACCTGCGTATGCACTCCCTTGATGCCGGCTTTGGGAGCGGTGGCCATGGAAACGCAG GACTCAGGCCCAATTCTGCTGATTACAGTCGCAACACCTCCAGCAGCAGCTCTCCCGTCAACTCGAAAG gtTCCCTGGAGCGCCTGCAAAGACATTCTGCCAGTCTCTCCAGTGATGACGTGGTTGGACTGAGCCATGAGAGCTCCACACTTAGCCAGTCTTCTGTGCTACCTCGTAGCTCCACACTTCCCTACGAAGCCACGCCGCAGTCCCGGTCTACCCCATATGCCACCTGTCCACGTCCCAGGTCCCCTGGCAGTGAGATGGTCACCCTGGAGGAGTTTCTGCAGGAGAGCAACACCCTGTCACCTCCTACT GTGCACACAGGAAGTCGGGAGGATCTAATGACAGACTATTTCACCAGAGTGGGCAGGCCAATGCCACCAGTGAGAGATGGCACCAAAACGCCCACTAGTTATGTCACGCCAACCATCAAAACAACAGCGTCCATACCAGATGGGCGAACCTCCAAACCCGGGCACAGTGTTAAACCAAGCATACGCCTCTCAGAAGCTTCCATGACCCTTTCTCAATCCCAGACGCTTCCTAACCGAGGCAGTAGTGGGAGTGGGGGGCGATCCTCACACCTGCAACACTCAGGGCCTCGTGGAGGAACCGCAGGCAGCAGCAGCCTGAGCCGCACTTTCAGCCTGGCCTCGGCTGACCTCCTCCAATCAAACGGCCCTGACTGTTACCGATCCGAGGGGGGCGGCACCATGCAGGCCGAGGGGGCAACGAGGAGGGAGCGTCCACTTTCAGCCAGGCTCACTGGAAGCTCTGGGTATCTTTCACTAGACCCCCGGCGTCTCTCTGTAGCTACTCCCAGGGATGACCAacccctctcttcctcctccactgTATTGCAGTCAGATCGAGGCTACACAGGAAGCGGTGGTCGCTCAGGAACCATGCACTTGAACACTTCGCACCATCCTCGGGGTGAGGTGGCACTGGTGACACCAGTGCGTGCCGTCTCTGCCCTGAGGCAAAAGGAGGTGGAGGAACACAAGGAGACCAGGCAGACTGAACCATCTTCATCCTCACTGAAGAAATCAGACAGTTCTGGCTGTTATGTAGAGGAAAGGCCCATGAGCACACCAGCCTCCCCAGACCCCAACAACGACCAACAGACCGTTTGGTATGAATACGGCTGTGTGTAA
- the ccdc88c gene encoding protein Daple isoform X1, producing MDVTVSELMANFMESPLVVWVKTFGPLASNAEDKLSMFMELVDGVFLHKIMTHIDPNPTNHRVNKQVNSDVNLRIQNLSTVIRHIRNYYQENLQQLVLMTLPNVLTIAKDPLSGKSMEEMKRLLLLLLGCAVQCERKEEIIEKIKLLDIETQAAIVSHIQEVTHNQENVLDMQWLEVGELPAEDLDTVSRTMAFHLRKLVEERDESSELILELTQERDYLQSQQLPNSINCSSDQSSQPTILTKEERQHLAVELADTKAKLRRFRQELEEKTEQLIDAKNELERLDAEMQKLKQENMQLLAEARSVRAYRDEVDALRERAGKVDRLETELARFKEKLHDVHFYKARMEELREDNMTLLETKAMLEEQLGTARGRCDKLHELEKENLHLRSKLHDMEIDRDSDKKRLEELLEENMMLEISQKQSMNESAHLGWELEQLTKNNDVNDVRKSFVVEMNESASSRLLKLEKENQSLQSTIQNLREATLGIEEGQLHTMELERENQGLSKKLERLQTQLDQEKQTIKDLENLGDELIKEKQKLENDLEKLSVEKGKQISELEREKEHLSQTVNSLRKRAQEDTEARVREVEMENRILHQKISDTGSQLVQLENEKQMITKQLEGERKCTKELQRTVKSMECAQNQLQDELTSLKVAEEQLEALQCKNNILEQENGGLKKDAEELQSDNMRLTLLEKEHRKLESENMELQSTVAELRSQAKRTERLEIKCSSLDKENQRLQQSLESSSTKIHGLKNELHEAEVQSEELRHELEELRKVAKRAEEAEKERRRVEQELGQAEKERKQLEREARRLRQQVDVRESALEESLLKLSNMEKEGTAMNRELARLQEVASRVKDMEKENKELQKQVTIDKKTLATLREELVNEKLRVQQQCNQLEKLNHELEKIGLNRERLLQEEHSCEDNKYRILETKIESALKNSLELKEEKIQSLESRLEESSSLNQQLRTELTSVKKTLEALRQRQEEEAAHSEISQKAVEQGRSGSNQEKWETEQREITAELLKLKDHLIDVEKNNASLQTEKHLLKEHLKQLDSQNTQLNAQTLALQKQATTLQEQNTALHKDTAKLQVENSTLKSQNSSLTAQYTALQTQLQTLEAEAEVLQRQREEAQARRDGVAQDHERLLGVHERQAAEYEQLITQHTALKSSQRALEQEHRSLESKYGLLLKQKDAVEGLEVSLQKERESLGEEIRKNTQIMEENRGLREEVDRLSQKHAHLRQEYDGLQLQSKELKTSLNESQLELNRWQALYDQLKEKHQGLDISMTKLDNHCELLTRLKGNLEEENHHLLSQIQMLSQQNQTLLERSMESKELYHEEQKQYIDKLNALRRQKEKLEEKIMDQYKFYEPTPKKKTHWIGAKAIAKFMKPKKEGARERQDGSRERIRSAPDIPLPDIPHPLDCSAESPTLPPLPLPPRTNPDSPSSISVDENHIHASPSFSTASKNGGLGYSSGSRSSVAYRPGGGSTEDMNGYEELVIRQRGLEPSCSTPLNHSSHNTPGFTPSSSRPGRRPKGLISEEDLRMHSLDAGFGSGGHGNAGLRPNSADYSRNTSSSSSPVNSKGSLERLQRHSASLSSDDVVGLSHESSTLSQSSVLPRSSTLPYEATPQSRSTPYATCPRPRSPGSEMVTLEEFLQESNTLSPPTVHTGSREDLMTDYFTRVGRPMPPVRDGTKTPTSYVTPTIKTTASIPDGRTSKPGHSVKPSIRLSEASMTLSQSQTLPNRGSSGSGGRSSHLQHSGPRGGTAGSSSLSRTFSLASADLLQSNGPDCYRSEGGGTMQAEGATRRERPLSARLTGSSGYLSLDPRRLSVATPRDDQPLSSSSTVLQSDRGYTGSGGRSGTMHLNTSHHPRGEVALVTPVRAVSALRQKEVEEHKETRQTEPSSSSLKKSDSSGCYVEERPMSTPASPDPNNDQQTVWYEYGCV from the exons gcaagagcatggaggagatgaAGAGGCTTTTGCTGCTGCTCCTGGGTTGTGCCGTTCAG TGTGAGCGTAAAGAGGAAATCATTGAGAAGATTAAGCTGCTAGACATCGAAACCCAGGCAGCCATCGTCTCTCATATCCAGGAA GTAACTCACAACCAGGAGAATGTTCTGGACATGCAGTGGCTGGAGGTGGGGGAGCTGCCAGCCGAGGACCTGGACACAGTGTCTCGTACCATGGCCTTTCACCTCCGCAAACTCGTTGAAGAGCGTGACGAGAGCTCAGAA CTGATCTTGGAGCTGACTCAAGAGAGAGATTACTTGCAGTCGCAGCAACTCCCTAACTCCATAAACTGCTCCAGTGACCAGTCCTCTCAACCCACTATACTAACCAAAGAAGAACGGCAGCACCTGGCAGTGGAGCTCGCAGACACCAAGGCCAAACTGCGCCGCTTCCGCCAAGAACT agaagagaagacgGAGCAGCTGATCGATGCTAAGAATGAACTGGAACGTCTGGATGCAGAGATGCAAAAGCTGAAACAGGAG AACATGCAGCTTTTAGCAGAGGCTCGCTCAGTACGTGCGTATCGTGATGAGGTGGATGCTCTGAGGGAACGTGCCGGCAAAGTGGATCGACTCGAAACAGAACTTGCTCGCTTTAAAGAGAAACTTCATGATGTCCACTTCTACAAGGCCCGCATGGAG GAGCTGAGAGAGGACAATATGACTCTGCTAGAGACAAAGGCCATGCTGGAGGAGCAGCTGGGTACAGctagggggcgctgtgacaaaCTGCAtgagctggagaaggagaaccTACATCTACGCTCCAAACTGCATGATATGGAGATT gatCGGGACAGTGATAAGAAGCGTCTAGAGGAGCTGCTGGAGGAGAATATGATGCTGGAGATTTCACAGAAGCAGAGTATGAATGAATCTGCTCACTTGGGTTGGGAGTTGGAGCAGCTGACTAAGAACAATGATGTCAATGACG TACGTAAGTCCTTTGTGGTTGAGATGAACGAGTCAGCATCCAGTCGACTTCTgaagctggagaaggagaaccAGAGCCTCCAGAGCACTATCCAGAACCTGCGGGAAGCCACACTTGGCATCGAAGAGGGTCAACTCCACACCATGGAGCTGGAGAGGGAGAACCAGGGCCTCAGCAAGAAG CTTGAGAGACTGCAGACTCAATTGGACCAGGAAAAGCAGACTATAAAGGACTTGGAGAATCTTGGAGATGAGCTCATCAAGGAAAAGCAGAAACTGGAGAATGATCTAGAAAAGCTCAGTGTAGAAAAGGGAAAACAG ATCTCAGAGCTGGAGCGAGAAAAGGAGCATCTGAGCCAGACTGTGAACTCCCTGCGGAAACGTGCCCAGGAGGACACCGAGGCACGTGTACGGGAGGTGGAAATGGAGAATCGCATCCTTCACCAGAAGATCTCAGACACTGGAAGTCAGCTAGTGCAGCTTGAGAACGAGAAGCAGATGATCACCAAGCAGTTGGAGGGTGAGCGTAAATGCACCAAGGAGCTGCAGAGGACTGTAAAGAGTATGGAGTGTGCTCAGAATCAACTCCAGGATGAGCTGACTTCACTCAAAGTGGCTGAAGAGCAGCTTGAAGCCTTGCAGTGCAAGAACAACATCCTTGAGCAGGAAAACGGCGGGCTGAAGAAGGATGCAGAAGAGTTACAAAGTGACAACATGCGTCTGACTCTGCTGGAGAAGGAGCACAGGAAGCTGGAAAGTGAGAACATGGAGCTTCAGAGCACTGTGGCTGAGCTCCGTTCCCAAGCCAAGCGTACCGAAAGACTGGAGATCAAGTGCAGCAGCCTTGACAAGGAGAACCAGCGGCTCCAGCAGAGCTTGGAAAGCAGCAGCACCAAAATCCATGGGCTCAAGAATGAGCTGCACGAGGCCGAAGTCCAGAGTGAGGAACTGCGTCATGAACTGGAGGAGCTGAGGAAAGTGGCGAAACGTGCTGAGGAGGCAGAGAAGGAGCGACGGAGAGTGGAGCAGGAGCTTGGCCAAgctgagaaagagaggaagcaACTGGAAAGGGAGGCACGTAGACTGAGGCAGCAAGTAGACGTAAGAGAATCTGCACTTGAGGAGAGCTTGCTTAAACTGAGTAACATGGAAAAAGAGGGAACGGCCATGAACAGGGAGCTTGCACGGCTCCAGGAGGTTGCCAGCAGAGTCAAGGATATGGAGAAAGAGAACAAGGAACTGCAGAAACAGGTCACCATTGACAAGAAGACCTTGGCTACGCTCCGAGAG GAGCTGGTGAATGAGAAGCTGAGGGTGCAGCAGCAGTGTAATCAGCTGGAGAAGCTCAATCATGAGCTGGAGAAGATCGGCCTGAACCGAGAGAGACTGCTGCAGGAGGAGCACAGCTGTGAGGACAA TAAGTACAGGATCCTGGAGACAAAGATCGAGTCAGCTTTGAAGAATTCCCTGGAGCTGAAGGAGGAAAAGATTCAGAGCCTGGAGTCACGCCTTGAGGAGAGCAGCAGCTTGAACCAGCAGCTACGTACTGAGCTCACATCA GTGAAGAAGACGCTGGAGGCATTGAGGCAGAggcaggaggaggaggctgCCCACTCTGAAATATCCCAGAAGGCTGTGGAGCAGGGCAGGTCTGGAAGCAACCAAGAGAAATGGGAGACGGAACAGAGAGAAATCACAGCTGAGCTGCTTAAACTCAAAGATCATCTGATCGACGTGGAAAAGAAT AATGCATCCTTACAGACGGAGAAGCATCTACTGAAAGAGCATCTGAAGCAGCTGGACTCCCAGAACACACAGCTGAATGCTCAGACTCTGGCTCTGCAAAAACAAGCCACAACACTGCAGGAGCAGAACACTGCACTTCACAAAGACACCGCCAAACTGCAG gtagaGAACTCCACCCTGAAATCTCAAAACTCGTCTCTGACCGCTCAGTACACGGCCCTGCAGACCCAGCTGCAGACTCTGGAGGCAGAGGCTGAGGTTCTGCAGAGGCAGCGTGAGGAGGCTCAAGCCAGACGTGACGGTGTCGCTCAGGACCACGAGCGTCTGCTCGGCGTCCACGAGAGGCAGGCAGCTGAATACGAGCAGCTCATCACCCAGCACACTGCCTTGAAAAGCAGCCAGAGAGCGCTGGAGCAGGAGCACCGCAGTCTGGAGAGCAA GTATGGGCTGCTTCTGAAACAGAAGGATGCTGTGGAGGGGCTGGAAGTGTCTCTGCAGAAAGAGCGGGAAAGTCTGGGGGAGGAGATTCGTAAAAACACTCAGATTATGGAAGAGAATCGTGGTCTGAGAGAGGAGGTGGACAG ACTGTCACAAAAACACGCACATTTACGTCAGGAGTACGACGGGCTGCAGCTTCAGAGCAAGGAGCTAAAGACGTCCCTGAACGAGTCCCAGCTGGAGCTGAACCGCTGGCAGGCGCTCTACGACCAACTCAAAGAGAAGCACCAGGGCCTGGACATTTCCATGACCAAACTGGACAACCACTGTGAG CTGTTGACTCGGCTGAAGGGGAATCTGGAGGAGGAGAACCACCACCTGCTGAGCCAGATCCAGATGCTGAGCCAGCAGAACCAGACACTGCTGGAAAGGTCCATGGAGAGCAAGGAGCTGTACCACGAGGAGCAGAAACAGTACAT TGATAAGCTGAATGCATTACGGAGGCAGAAGGAAAAGCTGGAAGAAAAGATTATGGATCAGTACAAGTTTTATGAACCGACTCCTAAAAA GAAGACCCACTGGATAGGAGCGAAAGCGATAGCCAAATTCATGAAACCTAAGAAGGAAGGGGCACGGGAGAGGCAGGACGGCTCTCGCGAGCGGATCCGAAGTGCCCCAGACATCCCTCTGCCTGACATCCCTCACCCTCTGGACTGTTCTGCAGAAAGCCCCACGCTTCCTCCACTTCCACTGCCCCCTCGCACCAACCCGGACTCGCCAAGCAGCATCTCAGTGGATGAAAACCACATTCACGCCTCCCCAAGCTTCTCCACAGCTTCAAAAAACGGAG GTCTGGGTTACAGCAGTGGTTCCAGAAGCTCAGTGGCATACCGTCCAGGAGGGGGAAGCACAGAGGACATGAACGGCTACGAGGAgctggtgattagacagagagGCTTAGAGCCATCCTGCTCCACTCCGCTAAACCACAGCTCCCACAATACACCAGGCTTCACCCCTTCCAGCTCGCGGCCAGGGCGCAGGCCCAAAG GATTAATCTCTGAAGAGGACCTGCGTATGCACTCCCTTGATGCCGGCTTTGGGAGCGGTGGCCATGGAAACGCAG GACTCAGGCCCAATTCTGCTGATTACAGTCGCAACACCTCCAGCAGCAGCTCTCCCGTCAACTCGAAAG gtTCCCTGGAGCGCCTGCAAAGACATTCTGCCAGTCTCTCCAGTGATGACGTGGTTGGACTGAGCCATGAGAGCTCCACACTTAGCCAGTCTTCTGTGCTACCTCGTAGCTCCACACTTCCCTACGAAGCCACGCCGCAGTCCCGGTCTACCCCATATGCCACCTGTCCACGTCCCAGGTCCCCTGGCAGTGAGATGGTCACCCTGGAGGAGTTTCTGCAGGAGAGCAACACCCTGTCACCTCCTACT GTGCACACAGGAAGTCGGGAGGATCTAATGACAGACTATTTCACCAGAGTGGGCAGGCCAATGCCACCAGTGAGAGATGGCACCAAAACGCCCACTAGTTATGTCACGCCAACCATCAAAACAACAGCGTCCATACCAGATGGGCGAACCTCCAAACCCGGGCACAGTGTTAAACCAAGCATACGCCTCTCAGAAGCTTCCATGACCCTTTCTCAATCCCAGACGCTTCCTAACCGAGGCAGTAGTGGGAGTGGGGGGCGATCCTCACACCTGCAACACTCAGGGCCTCGTGGAGGAACCGCAGGCAGCAGCAGCCTGAGCCGCACTTTCAGCCTGGCCTCGGCTGACCTCCTCCAATCAAACGGCCCTGACTGTTACCGATCCGAGGGGGGCGGCACCATGCAGGCCGAGGGGGCAACGAGGAGGGAGCGTCCACTTTCAGCCAGGCTCACTGGAAGCTCTGGGTATCTTTCACTAGACCCCCGGCGTCTCTCTGTAGCTACTCCCAGGGATGACCAacccctctcttcctcctccactgTATTGCAGTCAGATCGAGGCTACACAGGAAGCGGTGGTCGCTCAGGAACCATGCACTTGAACACTTCGCACCATCCTCGGGGTGAGGTGGCACTGGTGACACCAGTGCGTGCCGTCTCTGCCCTGAGGCAAAAGGAGGTGGAGGAACACAAGGAGACCAGGCAGACTGAACCATCTTCATCCTCACTGAAGAAATCAGACAGTTCTGGCTGTTATGTAGAGGAAAGGCCCATGAGCACACCAGCCTCCCCAGACCCCAACAACGACCAACAGACCGTTTGGTATGAATACGGCTGTGTGTAA